The following are encoded in a window of uncultured Sphaerochaeta sp. genomic DNA:
- a CDS encoding thiamine pyrophosphate-dependent enzyme, producing the protein MARTIPFDPVKLREPLTIETPSIPVNQYKSNIKKELKQYGKERLIRAYYDMLLIRKFETMLDTIKKEGVYQGISYNHRGPAHLSSGQESAAVGQAMVLDPEDQIFGSHRSHGEILAKSMSAIYKMEDKELLAIMESFMDGETYKIVEKHFPGENVRDLAENFVLYGALAEIYAKKPGFSAGLGGSMHTFFKPFGSMPNNAIVGGSCTIAVGASLYKKINRKKGIVIANIGDGALARGPVYEGLVLSSMDQYKTLWEDNPGYPPFMLNCFDNLYAMGGQPVGETMGYKVAARVASAINEYSMHTERVDGFNPLAVADATARKKEILLKGEGPAFMDTITYRYSGHSPSDAMTYRTKEELEAFRNQDPIVAYGNYLIENKVVSQEELDQFDTVLEEKMRKTLEITVDPVLSPMVDEKFVESVMFSNGSVEKLDDGEPVLLEKLEDNARVKQIARRSRYAYDENGKELPAAKQYQYRDAVFEAMAHRFSIDPTMVAYGEDHRDWGGAFACYRGLTELLPPSRFFNSPIAESAIVGSGVGYAMAGGRAVVELMYCDFLGCAGDEVFNQMPKWQAMSAGVLKMPLVLRVSVGNKYGAQHSQEWTSMVASVPGLKAMYPATPYDVKGMLNYALRGTDPVVFFESQKLYGIGEMFVKEGVPEGYYEIPEGEPVIRREGKDVTLIALGPALYTATKAAEQLAEKGLEAEVIDLRWINPLKYELLIESVKKTGRAVFVTDSAERGSYLHTVSSNLSRLAFDYLDAPTIVVGSKNWITPPAEMEEYYFAQAYSVLDAIHEQILPIPEYVPQSNFTDGEFFRTSRLGV; encoded by the coding sequence ATGGCCAGAACGATACCATTTGATCCAGTAAAATTGAGGGAGCCTCTCACTATTGAAACACCCTCGATTCCTGTTAACCAGTACAAGAGCAACATCAAGAAAGAGCTCAAGCAATACGGAAAGGAACGCCTGATCCGTGCTTATTATGACATGCTCTTGATTAGAAAATTTGAGACCATGTTGGACACCATCAAGAAAGAGGGTGTGTATCAAGGGATTTCATACAATCACCGTGGACCAGCCCACCTCTCATCCGGTCAGGAAAGTGCTGCTGTCGGGCAGGCAATGGTACTCGATCCGGAGGATCAGATCTTTGGTTCACACCGTAGCCATGGTGAGATTCTCGCCAAGAGCATGAGTGCCATCTACAAGATGGAGGACAAGGAACTGCTCGCCATCATGGAATCATTCATGGATGGAGAGACCTACAAGATTGTAGAGAAACACTTCCCTGGAGAGAATGTCCGTGACCTTGCAGAGAACTTTGTATTGTACGGTGCCTTGGCTGAGATTTATGCCAAGAAGCCTGGATTCTCTGCAGGCCTTGGTGGTTCAATGCATACCTTCTTCAAGCCCTTTGGCAGTATGCCCAATAACGCAATTGTTGGAGGTTCCTGTACTATTGCAGTTGGTGCTTCCCTCTATAAGAAGATTAACCGAAAGAAGGGAATTGTTATCGCCAATATCGGTGATGGAGCGCTTGCACGTGGTCCTGTCTATGAAGGATTGGTGCTTTCCTCCATGGACCAGTACAAGACCCTCTGGGAAGACAACCCAGGGTATCCTCCCTTCATGCTCAACTGTTTTGACAACCTCTATGCCATGGGCGGTCAGCCTGTTGGTGAGACCATGGGCTACAAGGTTGCTGCAAGGGTTGCCTCTGCTATCAACGAATACTCCATGCACACCGAGCGTGTTGATGGATTCAACCCTCTTGCTGTAGCAGATGCCACGGCACGCAAGAAAGAAATCCTCCTCAAGGGAGAGGGCCCAGCGTTCATGGACACCATCACCTATCGTTACAGCGGTCATAGCCCCAGTGATGCCATGACCTACAGAACGAAGGAAGAGCTGGAAGCTTTCCGTAACCAGGATCCAATCGTGGCCTATGGTAACTACCTCATTGAAAACAAGGTGGTCAGTCAGGAAGAGCTCGATCAGTTTGATACAGTGCTTGAAGAGAAAATGAGAAAGACACTCGAGATTACCGTTGATCCGGTACTCAGCCCCATGGTTGATGAAAAATTCGTTGAGTCTGTCATGTTCTCCAATGGCAGTGTTGAGAAGTTGGATGATGGCGAACCAGTACTCCTCGAGAAGCTGGAAGACAATGCAAGGGTGAAGCAAATTGCCCGCAGAAGTCGCTATGCATACGACGAGAATGGCAAGGAACTGCCCGCTGCAAAGCAGTACCAGTATCGTGATGCTGTCTTTGAGGCAATGGCACATCGCTTCTCCATTGACCCTACGATGGTTGCCTATGGAGAGGATCATCGTGATTGGGGTGGGGCATTTGCCTGCTACCGCGGTCTTACCGAATTGCTTCCTCCTTCCCGTTTCTTCAACTCCCCGATCGCTGAATCAGCAATTGTTGGAAGTGGAGTAGGCTACGCAATGGCCGGTGGACGAGCAGTTGTTGAGTTGATGTACTGTGACTTCCTTGGTTGTGCAGGGGATGAGGTATTCAACCAGATGCCCAAATGGCAGGCTATGAGCGCCGGTGTCCTGAAGATGCCACTTGTGCTCCGTGTATCAGTTGGTAACAAGTATGGTGCACAGCACTCCCAGGAATGGACCAGCATGGTTGCTTCCGTCCCTGGATTGAAGGCAATGTATCCTGCAACACCGTATGATGTGAAAGGCATGCTCAACTACGCACTCCGTGGTACTGACCCTGTGGTATTCTTTGAGAGCCAGAAACTCTATGGAATTGGCGAGATGTTCGTGAAGGAAGGAGTTCCTGAGGGCTACTACGAAATTCCTGAAGGAGAACCGGTGATCAGGAGAGAAGGTAAGGATGTAACGCTTATTGCACTTGGACCTGCTCTCTATACTGCAACCAAGGCAGCAGAACAGCTTGCCGAGAAGGGGCTTGAGGCAGAGGTGATCGACCTGAGATGGATCAACCCGCTCAAGTATGAGTTATTGATTGAATCAGTGAAGAAGACAGGAAGAGCAGTCTTTGTAACTGACAGTGCTGAGCGTGGCAGTTATCTGCACACCGTAAGCTCCAACCTCAGTAGGCTTGCCTTTGACTATCTCGATGCTCCGACGATTGTGGTCGGGTCAAAGAACTGGATCACACCGCCAGCAGAAATGGAGGAGTACTACTTTGCACAGGCGTACTCGGTACTGGATGCCATCCACGAGCAGATTTTGCCGATTCCTGAGTATGTCCCCCAGAGTAATTTCACTGACGGTGAGTTCTTCAGGACAAGCAGACTCGGCGTCTGA